The following coding sequences lie in one Aspergillus luchuensis IFO 4308 DNA, chromosome 8, nearly complete sequence genomic window:
- a CDS encoding uncharacterized protein (COG:S;~EggNog:ENOG410PJD9) translates to MCLPPLSDSLSLPKLLNLNLDSSSSRSSSPSPPPRFHDRHHHHHSSHHHHFRRRRRSNSSCSTCSDTTSSSSTTTSISIRPPPRSYHPPQPSRKPPPPPALQERERNSYRASRSKVRDVEETFIPLPPARPVRIARPWPRPRLPPPPPPVVIDVREREREFCRLPDVEAEEVECVGVFEPEEERERVEEWVVMRERGGWRRPSGGGIVSRERGRWKEVVEDEEVDEEVDRGEEDSRRKVRVEYIRAR, encoded by the coding sequence atgtgcctcccacccctctccgactccctctccctccccaagcTCCTCAATCTAAACCTcgactcttcctcctcccgatcctcctctccctcaccaccaccacgattCCAcgatcgccatcatcaccaccatagtagccaccaccaccacttccgcAGACGACGAAGATCCAACAGCTCATGCAGCACCTGCAGCGACaccaccagctccagctccactacgacctccatctccatccgccCCCCACCGCGAAGCTaccacccccctcaaccGTCTCGCaagcctccgcctccacctgCTCTTCAAGAGCGGGAGCGAAATTCCTACCGAGCAAGTCGGAGTAAGGTTCGAGATGTTGAGGAGACGTTCATCCCGCTGCCGCCAGCGAGGCCTGTCAGGATTGCGAGGCCGTGGCCGCGGCCGAGATtaccgcctccgcctccgccggtGGTGATTGATGtcagggagagagagagggagttCTGTCGGTTGCCGgatgtggaggcggaggaggtggagtgTGTGGGGGTTTTTGAGCCTGAGGAGGAGcgggagagggtggaggagtgggTGGTtatgagggagagaggggggtggaggagacctagtggtggtggtattgttAGTAGGGAACGGGGGAGGTGGAAGGAGGtagttgaggatgaggaagtggatgaggaggtggatagaggggaggaggatagtaGGAGGAAGGTCAGGGTTGAGTATATTCGGGCTCGATAG
- a CDS encoding uncharacterized protein (COG:S;~EggNog:ENOG410PJD9;~InterPro:IPR028245,IPR027267;~PFAM:PF13805) has product MNRSWVDWNRNLSHRRRSSLTARPRFRFSTLRGFQQPELSKKLNQVIKNENAAIGAHEKASRERVSIASQLSEWGEWTEDDAVADITDKFAVLMAEIGEQEDTFAQYLEEYRIVLKQIRDTENSVQPSRDQRAKIADEIQRLKWKEPHSHKIDTLEQELVRAEAQSLVAEAQLTNVTRSKLKEALDIHTAAVIERNEKQILLARHARRVLEQLDDTPVVPGDSPREYDRTSSTRKILEEAENDLRSWESTTVPIQSAAGELPDSTLLPTAARRATNGRASYAADTAVSDSVRDVNGSAEPSYVNGAGHERYTNGTGVEQYANGTGQERYVNGSGQERYVNGTGQERYVNGNAAERQVNGGGREQYTNGTTTGAYANGGNARYVEGVAPEEYVDRSATEEYAGRSQEQSATGVTEEQYSSRAQEPVAASAGEERYPGRPLGQVFTSAADERYATGGTEGPSVSAVEEQITPTAAQDIYSSQTGRDQVADGSVREETLKTEEEEGVRRAPDPRLSYTSRGSEAPQIISPVPVQAHPVAVPI; this is encoded by the exons ATGAACCGATCGTGGGTTGATTG GAATCGCAACCTCTCccacagaaggagaagctcatTGACTGCTCGTCCCCGGTTCCGCTTCTCTACGCTGCGCGGCTTTCAGCAGCCCGAGCTGAGCAAGAAGCTGAACCAGGTCATCAAGAACGAGAATGCTGCTATTGGTGCTCATGAGAAGGCTAGTCGCGAGCGCGTGTCTATTGCATCCCAGCTGTCCGAATGGGGTGAATGGACTGAAGACGATGCTGTCGCCGATATCACCGACAAGTTTGCTGTCCTGATGGCCGAGATTGGCGAACAGGAGGATACCTTCGCTCAGTATCTCGAGGAATACCGCATTGTGCTGAAGCAAATTCGCGACACGGAGAACTCGGTCCAGCCGTCCCGCGACCAGCGGGCCAAGATTGCAGATGAGATCCAGAGACTCAAGTGGAAGGAGCCACATAGCCATAAGATCGATACCCTGGAACAGGAGTTGGTCAGGGCGGAGGCTCAGAGTCTCGTTGCTGAGGCGCAGTTGACTAATGTG ACCAGGTCGAAGCTCAAGGAGGCATTAGACATCCACACTGCTGCGGTCATTGAACGAAACGAGAAACAGATCTTGCTTGCTCGTCATGCGCGCCGCGTTCTGGAACAGCTGGACGACACCCCGGTCGTTCCTGGTGACTCCCCACGCGAGTACGATCGCACATCTTCTACGAGAAAAATCCTCGAGGAGGCTGAGAATGATCTCCGTTCTTGGGAGAGCACCACTGTGCCTATCCAGAGTGCGGCAGGGGAGCTCCCGGACAGTACCCTTTTGCCAACTGCCGCCCGTAGAGCTACCAATGGTCGCGCATCATATGCGGCTGACACAGCGGTCTCGGACTCTGTGCGGGACGTCAATGGTTCTGCGGAACCTTCTTATGTCAATGGCGCTGGTCATGAGAGATATACAAACGGCACTGGCGTGGAGCAATATGCCAATGGTACAGGCCAGGAGCGATACGTTAATGGCTCTGGCCAAGAACGATATGTCAACGGCACTGGCCAGGAAAGATATGTCAATGGGAACGCTGCAGAGCGACAAGTCAATGGAGGTGGCCGGGAGCAGTATACTAATGGTACCACCACAGGGGCCTATGCCAATGGAGGCAATGCGCGATATGTCGAGGGAGTCGCGCCGGAAGAGTATGTGGATCGAAGTGCCACAGAAGAATATGCTGGCCGTTCTCAGGAGCAGAGCGCCACCGGTGTGACTGAAGAGCAATATAGCAGCCGTGCTCAAGAGCCGGTCGCCGCCAGTGCTGGCGAGGAGCGATACCCTGGTCGCCCTCTAGGACAGGTTTTCACTAGCGCTGCCGATGAGCGGTATGCCACCGGTGGCACAGAGGGGCCATCAGTCTCCGCTGTTGAGGAGCAGATCACTCCTACTGCTGCACAGGACATATACTCCAGCCAGACAGGCCGAGATCAGGTGGCAGATGGATCTGTCCGGGAGGAAACTCTGAAaacagaggaggaagagggagtgcGACGAGCACCAGACCCACGCCTCTCATACACCTCACGAGGCTCCGAAGCTCCGCAAATAATCAGCCCAGTCCCGGTGCAGGCTCATCCTGTGGCGGTCCCCATCTGA
- the pre2 gene encoding proteasome core particle subunit beta 5 (COG:O;~EggNog:ENOG410PFGV;~InterPro:IPR029055,IPR001353,IPR000243,IPR023333;~MEROPS:MER0001516;~go_component: GO:0005839 - proteasome core complex [Evidence IEA];~go_function: GO:0004298 - threonine-type endopeptidase activity [Evidence IEA];~go_process: GO:0051603 - proteolysis involved in cellular protein catabolic process [Evidence IEA]) produces MDKLVAQYSRPPHQNEFYSEQEQRDLTESLPPLSLKFNLPPVDNSRAFLRAMTDDHSNPSCPIKLAHGTTTLAFRFQGGIIVATDSRATAGNWIASQTVKKVIPVSRLSRGEDKPSNEPTPGLLGTMAGGAADCQYWLRYLSQQCTLHEIRHKRRITVAAASKILANLTYAYKGMGLSMGTMLAGMTPQEGPALYYIDSDGTRLPGNLFCVGSGQTFAYGVLDANYHYDLTEEEALELGRRSILAAMHRDAYSGGFINLYHVKEEGWVHHGFNDMNPIFWKTKLEKGEFSNVTSEL; encoded by the exons ATGGATAAATTGGTCGCTCAATACTCCCGCCCGCCGCATCAGAATGAGTTCTACTCAGAGCAAGAGCAGCGGGACCTCACAGAGAGCCTTCCTCCGCTCTCTCTGAAGTTCAACCTGCCTCCTGTTGATAAC TCTAGAGCCTTCCTCCGTGCTATGACCGATGACCACTCGAATCCCAGCTGCCCCATCAAACTTGCCCATGGAACGACGACACTGGCCTTCCGATTCCAGGGCGGAATT ATCGTCGCTACGGATTCAAGAGCTACTGCTGGAAACTGGATTGCGAGTCAGACAGTCAAGAAGGTTATCCCGGTTTCGCGGTTGAGCCGCGGGGAGGACAAGCCGTCAAATGAGCCCACTCCCGGCCTTTTGGGCACCATGGCCGGAGGTGCTGCG GATTGCCAATACTGGTTGAGATATCTGAGCCAGCAATGCACACTTCACG AAATCCGTCACAAGCGCCGTATCACTGTCGCCGCTGCGTCGAAGATTCTCGCCAACCTGACATATGCCTACAAGGGAATGGGTCTGAGCATGGGAACGATGTTAGCAGGA ATGACGCCCCAAGAAGGACCCGCTCTCTACTACATCGACTCAGACGGCACCCGACTCCCCGGAAACCTGTTCTGTGTCGGATCCGGTCAGACCTTCGCATATGGTGTGCTTGACGCCAACTACCACTACGACTTGACTGAGGAGGAGGCCCTCGAGCTCGGCCGCAGAAGTATCCTTGCTGCCATGCACCGTGACGCGTACTCTGGTGGTTTCATCAACCTTTACCAtgtcaaggaagagggatgggTGCACCACGGCTTCAACGACATGAACCCGATATTCTGGAAgacgaagctggagaagggcGAGTTCTCGAATGTCACGTCGGAGTTGTAA